The following is a genomic window from Meriones unguiculatus strain TT.TT164.6M chromosome 7, Bangor_MerUng_6.1, whole genome shotgun sequence.
GGTGGGCCCTAAATCAGTGACCTGTGTCCTTCCAAGATGGAAACttgccacagacacacacatacagggcaGAAGTCACATGGCAAGGAAAGCAACACAGAGCAAAACGGTCACAAGCCAAGGATGCCTGGAGTCACCAGAAGCTAAAAAGTTCCTCATGGAGTCTCCAGAAGAAATGCAATTCTGCTTACAACATTCTGGCTTTCAGAACTGTATGGATGAAAGCCTGCCGTTTAAGCTTCAGTTtgtggaattttgttttgttttaccatagAGAAAACTCACACCCTTGGAAGAAATGTGGCTGTTAAGTAGGTTAGTCCCTTGGTATCCAGAGATTTACTGAGCATATTTGGGAAAACCTGGGGTCAAAGGACAAGACTGGCTCAGTGGAAAGGTATGGACAGATGCAGAAGGCAACAATGGACTGGCCGGGTCAGGGAAGGAGCCTAAAGCCAGCCAGCACCATCTAGAACTGTTCAGTGAGCAAAAGGTCACTGAACCACAGTGACAGGGGCAGCAGGGCCACAGCCGAGCAGAGAAGGCTCAATGCAGGAAGGGGTTAAGATGGTATAACATTGTGCTCAGATCCTGGTTTTATTCCCTGGAATGGAAGCTGCCCACATACAGTCTGGGAAGGCTCTCAACTTCAACGATGGccttttgaaattaaaaataaaatgaagggaaATTAAAAAGTATTTGCTTCATACAGTTCCATTACAAGAGTAACAAGGTGGAGCAGTGGCCATGGAAGCCCCGCAGTCATCACTGCGCCACACCCGAGCTCCCACCATACATCGGGCCAAATGCAATGGCTAAGAATAAATTTCTAAAATACTATTAAATGGCACACCAacgcatctttaaaaaaaatataataacttAGTTTGCATTTTACAGCATTTCCAATGGGTCAGGGAGTCCTTGGCTGGGACCTAATGGGATCAGAGCAGCGTGTTCCTTCCCAGTTCAACCACGAGGCTGGGTCCATGCCACCAGCCTGCAGCCTCTATCAGTATTGACAGAGCAACTGAGACCACAAACCGTGGCTCATTTGAGAACAGTACTATGTCGCCCTGCTGTCAGTCCACATTGATTCCGCAGGGGTTTGTGCCCTTCTCCTCTGCATTACTGTACATCCTTTGAAAGTCACCGAAGCGTGGGGCACATCCAAGCTGTGCCTCCCCAAAGTGCACATGTCCAGTGAAGAGGAATTCCCCGTGCCCCGGCCGCACTCCACACTGCAGCAGTGTCGTGACATGGCCCAGCCAGTGGCCACTGCCCTCAGGCGCTGGCTGAAAGACCCTGCTCTTCTGCCGGTAGAGCCTGCTCAACCGCAGGTGGATGACTGACGCTTGCTGCTCTGGCACGTGGGTGACATCCTGGATGAAGCCTCGGACAACTGTGGAAGAAGGAGGCAGAGGTCAGAAAATCTAACGGTCACTTTCAGCAATGGCAGGCACACAGCACACGCCACCCTGGGCATGTCCCTGGCTGTCAAAGGCCTTAGAACTGGACCTGAATCTACTCTAGTTACCTAACAGTCTACAGGAAGATCAACGATGAGCAGCAGTCCACAATACTGACACAATCCGACAAAGGTATTCACACGCCTCACAGCACACGCTCTTccagtaagaacaagaaaataagcaaaatgcTCGGCACTTCTGGGTCCCCTCAAGTGTCACAGTGCCGCTCAGTGGACAAGAATGGGGAGCGGGACAGAGAATGACTTGTACAGGTACGGGCTGGAGAATAGAGCAATAAGGAGTCAAGATTCCACCAAGTGACAGTTCTTGGCATTTGGATGAGGGTTTGGGCAGAGCCAGCTGGGCCCCAGGTCAGTGTAGCCACTATTATGGCAGAAGTTCAGCAAGAACTATCCCTGGTCTTTGCCCAAGAAGATCGCTATGCAAATGTTCTGGCAAGGAGCCTCCAACCCTCAAAAACATCCCTGACTCCAAAAGGGCTTCCAATCACCAAGCACCTAGATGAAGAATGAGGAGGGCTCTGAGCTGGGGCTGGCACGGGACACACCAGGCCTCTGAATGATGTTCCCAGAGCATGTCTAAAAGTTTACTGGGAACTGAAGGACTTCCAGAGTCCCAAGGAGCTTGTGAGCTGCTGTGCACACCGACGCACACAGAATGCAGCCCTGACTCTGCCTGCGTGCATGGTGTGCACTGCTCCCTGGGGTGCTGGGGTGAAGCCAGCTTCAGCAGCTCCAgcagccctcccccccccatacacacacacacatacagaaatcaACGCTGCCTCGGGAAAGCCCTCAGAACCTGGAAGGACAACCATGGGAATAGACTTACCAAAGTCACTGGTGCAGATGGCCAGGAGGACCTCGGTGTCGCTACAAGGCCGGCACGGGGCTGGGGAAGAAAGAACAGGGCGGTGAGACAGCCCAGGCGACACTGGTTAGTCACAGACCCTCCCCAAGCCTGACGCTGAAGAACACGAAAGGCCTGCCTCCCTGGCCGACATCTGAGGACGGATGTCAGAATGAGGCAGAGTCATGGTGAGACCTCTGGCCAACTCCAACCCTGCCATGGAGGTGATCAGCAAAGCAGGGGCAGAAAACCAAACGTTACTTACTAGTGACCATGTGACCCTCCTAGCTCACAATATAGCAACAACTGCACAAGTCCAGACAAAGAGAACGAGCTCCATGCCGCCTCTATTTACCCTGTTAGCATAGTTCTAAGTAAGCAACAACTCTGctcatttcaaaacaaaacaataaaaataaaactgctctTACAAGCCTGTCACAATGCAAAACCAACCCCAAGATGAACTGAAACCATGTACAGGTACTATCCCACCAAGACACCCTTCCCAGCTTCCACACCCACAACCCAAAACGGCGTGGGCATCTCAGTGGAAAGCAGCCCCTACTGCAGCATGACCTCTACGTCCCGGTCACAGTCCATCTGCCCTAGACACTTCCTACGAGAACCAAGGCTGAGCGTCTGCAAGTAGCAATTGGTGAGCGGGAGAGTGGGTGCTGAGTGGCGAAATCTATCTGCTACGGCTATGGGGTCTTGGGCTGGGCATCAGTGTAGCCCTACCCTAGGCCTCACGACAAGTTATATAGAAGAGCCCATCAAACTGAGTCTTAATGATAGGAGTCAGGTTTAAGGTACCCAAAGCCTGGAGCTTGGCATCCTACAGAGAGCCTAGAGGTACATAAACTCTTAGAATGAACTCCCTCAGTGGTCAACCACTTATATAACCCACTTCTCCATGATAGCCATCTCCTGCCCTTCGTCCCACTTCCCCTGGTGTGGAACAGAAACTGTGGCTGGGCAGCTTCCCCACAGGCCACTCAGAGTAGATTCAGGAAGATGGAAGCTAGTTATTTGCTGTTAAGTATGTCTCCAGGCTTGGTCCTCAGTTTCCTGCTTGGGCCCAAGTTCTCCAAATAAACAGAAACCCTATGGTATGAAATCTCAGGCAAATTTCCCTGGGGTCATTCCCCTACAAAGGCTTTGAGGCACCCTTGTCTTGGGGATCCCTTGTCCTGGAAGAAGCCAATGCTATCCACACGCCTGAAGGTCACACA
Proteins encoded in this region:
- the Metrnl gene encoding meteorin-like protein isoform X2; translation: MYPTGALIVNLRPNTFSAAQNLTACIKPFRDSSGANIYLEKTGELRLLVRDISGEPGQVQCFSLEQGGLFVEATPQQDISRRTTGFQYELLSGQRGLDLHVLSAPCRPCSDTEVLLAICTSDFVVRGFIQDVTHVPEQQASVIHLRLSRLYRQKSRVFQPAPEGSGHWLGHVTTLLQCGVRPGHGEFLFTGHVHFGEAQLGCAPRFGDFQRMYSNAEEKGTNPCGINVD